The following proteins come from a genomic window of bacterium:
- a CDS encoding PDZ domain-containing protein yields MGAKVDLRVLRDGKERRIEVELGEMPENLTIARGTEESEAFDNGLEGVTVRELSGRMRQQLAVGDGLEGVVVTEVERTSNAWHRGLREGDVIVEIARERVSSLDDYRRLIEKDKDRPVLLKIQRGDQTPLIAIPR; encoded by the coding sequence GTGGGCGCCAAGGTCGATCTGCGGGTCCTGCGCGACGGCAAGGAGCGGCGCATCGAGGTGGAGCTGGGCGAGATGCCGGAGAACCTGACCATCGCGCGCGGCACCGAGGAGAGCGAGGCGTTCGACAACGGGCTCGAGGGGGTCACCGTCCGCGAGCTGTCGGGCCGCATGCGCCAGCAGCTCGCCGTGGGCGACGGACTCGAGGGCGTGGTCGTTACCGAAGTCGAACGCACGAGCAACGCCTGGCACCGAGGGCTGCGCGAGGGCGACGTGATCGTGGAGATCGCGCGCGAGCGCGTCAGCAGCCTGGACGACTACCGGCGTCTGATCGAGAAGGACAAGGATCGTCCGGTGCTGTTGAAGATACAGCGCGGAGATCAGACGCCGTTGATCGCCATACCGAGGTAA
- a CDS encoding glycosyltransferase, with amino-acid sequence MEKLSIAFVTSLPTWGGGEKWFLEAARAMAARGHRVLVVGQPGGEIVRRAWEAGLDARGVTMAGILDPRTLWSLGRLLRRERIRVAVANQAREIRLVGLSQLGRGGFRLVVRRGSPDPIKDNWHFRLVYTHLVDRLIVNCLALVEKVCAGAPWFDRGKVSVIPNGVDPAALRRTADPEGARAGLGLPAGARVVSMVGEVGPRKDQETFLRAIALRRRGGAVFLIAGTGPPAEEARLRALTAALGLDDGTVRWLGFRDDVPSLLAVSDVVVLPSREEGFPNALLEAMALGVPAIGTPVDGIPELIADGVNGLLVPVGDPAALAGAMARLLDDEDLRRGLGAAAAESIRAEFDLTAMMDRVESALAGC; translated from the coding sequence ATGGAAAAGCTGTCGATCGCGTTCGTCACTTCCTTGCCCACCTGGGGCGGCGGCGAGAAGTGGTTCCTGGAGGCGGCCCGCGCCATGGCGGCGCGCGGCCACCGCGTGCTGGTGGTCGGACAGCCCGGCGGCGAGATCGTGCGGCGCGCCTGGGAGGCGGGCCTCGACGCGCGCGGCGTGACCATGGCCGGCATCCTGGATCCGCGCACCCTCTGGTCGCTCGGACGCCTGTTGCGCCGCGAGAGGATCCGCGTGGCGGTGGCCAACCAGGCCCGCGAGATCCGCCTGGTGGGTCTCTCCCAGCTCGGCCGCGGCGGTTTCCGCCTGGTCGTCCGCCGCGGCAGTCCCGATCCCATCAAGGACAACTGGCACTTCCGTCTCGTCTACACGCATCTGGTGGATCGACTGATCGTCAATTGCCTGGCCCTGGTGGAGAAGGTCTGCGCCGGCGCGCCCTGGTTCGATCGCGGGAAGGTGAGCGTCATCCCCAACGGCGTCGATCCCGCCGCCCTGCGCCGCACGGCCGACCCGGAAGGAGCGCGCGCGGGACTGGGCCTGCCCGCCGGCGCACGGGTGGTGTCCATGGTCGGGGAGGTGGGCCCCCGCAAGGATCAGGAGACCTTCCTGCGGGCGATCGCCCTCCGGCGCCGCGGCGGTGCCGTCTTCTTGATCGCCGGCACCGGGCCGCCGGCCGAGGAAGCGCGCTTGCGGGCCCTGACCGCCGCGCTCGGACTCGACGACGGGACGGTGCGCTGGCTCGGCTTCCGCGACGACGTGCCGTCGCTGCTCGCGGTGTCCGATGTCGTGGTGCTGCCCAGCCGCGAGGAGGGTTTTCCCAACGCGCTGCTCGAAGCCATGGCCCTGGGCGTCCCGGCGATCGGCACGCCCGTGGACGGCATCCCCGAGCTGATCGCGGACGGCGTGAACGGCCTGCTGGTGCCGGTGGGCGATCCCGCCGCCCTCGCCGGGGCCATGGCGCGCCTGCTCGACGACGAAGACCTGCGCCGCGGCCTGGGCGCCGCCGCGGCTGAGAGCATCCGCGCGGAATTCGACCTGACGGCGATGATGGACCGGGTCGAGTCGGCGTTGGCGGGTTGTTGA
- a CDS encoding trypsin-like peptidase domain-containing protein: MKNRMKISRWIWPFGALLLVAGFLLGLAATGGDESSVPALAVTSAHAAPGGEPRSYADVAEAAMSGVVNISTDKVVEMPNWHPMLEDPLFRRFFGEPEDQNRERVERSLGSGVIVSKDGYILTSNHVIERASKIRVLLNGSKEYEAEIVGQDEQTDVALIKVKADEPLPVLRLGDSRALRIGDQVMAIGNPFGVGQTVTLGIVSALGRSIGLMQYEDFIQTDAAINPGNSGGALVNMAGELVGINTAILSRSGGSQGVGFAIPSSMAERIMGMLIADGRVKRAWLGVVTGAVDQTMADALGMDRPRGVLMSEINPGTPAEKAGIKEGDVILAVDGK; the protein is encoded by the coding sequence ATGAAGAACAGGATGAAGATCAGCCGTTGGATATGGCCCTTCGGCGCCCTCTTGCTGGTCGCCGGCTTCCTGCTGGGACTCGCGGCCACGGGCGGCGACGAGTCGTCGGTGCCCGCCCTGGCCGTGACGTCCGCCCACGCCGCCCCCGGCGGCGAGCCGCGCAGCTACGCCGACGTGGCCGAGGCGGCCATGTCGGGCGTGGTCAACATCTCCACGGACAAGGTCGTGGAGATGCCCAACTGGCATCCGATGCTCGAAGATCCCCTCTTCCGCCGCTTTTTCGGCGAACCGGAGGATCAGAACCGCGAACGCGTGGAGCGGTCCCTCGGATCCGGGGTCATCGTCAGCAAGGACGGCTACATCCTCACCAGCAACCACGTCATCGAGAGGGCCAGCAAGATCCGCGTCCTGCTCAACGGCAGCAAGGAATACGAGGCGGAGATCGTCGGCCAGGACGAGCAGACCGACGTGGCGCTGATCAAGGTGAAGGCCGACGAGCCCCTGCCCGTGTTGCGGCTCGGCGATTCGCGGGCACTGCGCATCGGCGACCAGGTGATGGCCATCGGCAATCCCTTCGGCGTCGGCCAGACGGTCACCCTCGGCATCGTCAGCGCGCTGGGCCGCAGCATCGGGCTGATGCAGTACGAGGATTTCATCCAGACCGACGCGGCCATCAATCCCGGCAACTCCGGCGGCGCTCTGGTCAACATGGCCGGCGAGCTCGTGGGCATCAACACGGCCATCCTCAGCCGCAGCGGCGGGTCGCAGGGGGTGGGCTTCGCCATCCCCAGCAGCATGGCCGAACGGATCATGGGCATGCTGATCGCGGACGGACGGGTCAAGCGCGCCTGGCTGGGCGTGGTCACCGGCGCGGTGGACCAGACCATGGCCGACGCGCTGGGCATGGATCGTCCCCGCGGCGTGCTGATGTCCGAGATCAACCCGGGCACGCCCGCCGAGAAGGCCGGCATCAAGGAGGGCGACGTGATCCTCGCGGTGGACGGCAAGTAG
- a CDS encoding HDIG domain-containing protein: MNPEVVELWPELDWIEDADLRAKTARTWEKALAESDLDAADLQRIPFTLLVPDLKVSFMAHKRCVVHVARESALKMNAFFGDDLHCDLDTVIAGAILADVGKLLEYRKNPDGTSGKSDCGKYLRHPFSGVALARACGVPDRVCHIIAAHAGEGDMVTRTPEAYVVHHADFMTFLPFKHRFA, from the coding sequence ATGAATCCGGAAGTCGTTGAGCTGTGGCCAGAACTGGACTGGATCGAGGACGCCGATCTGCGCGCGAAGACCGCCCGGACCTGGGAAAAAGCCCTCGCGGAGAGCGATCTGGACGCCGCCGATCTGCAGAGGATCCCCTTCACGCTGCTGGTCCCGGACCTGAAAGTGAGTTTCATGGCGCACAAGCGCTGCGTGGTACACGTGGCCAGGGAATCCGCGCTGAAGATGAACGCGTTCTTCGGTGACGACCTGCACTGCGACCTGGATACCGTGATCGCCGGCGCCATCCTCGCGGACGTGGGCAAGCTGCTCGAGTACAGGAAGAATCCCGACGGCACGAGCGGGAAGAGCGATTGCGGCAAATACCTGCGTCATCCGTTCAGCGGCGTTGCCCTGGCGCGCGCCTGCGGCGTGCCCGACCGGGTCTGTCACATCATCGCCGCGCACGCGGGCGAGGGGGACATGGTCACGCGCACGCCGGAGGCCTACGTCGTGCATCACGCCGATTTCATGACGTTCCTGCCCTTCAAGCACAGGTTCGCGTAG
- a CDS encoding sulfatase translates to MAGRRRFWCGSLLASSCLLLALSCAGCAREERRPNIVVLVLDTLRRDAAGSPTDATPAPLRVADLTPRLAGLSRDGVTFTGAYAAAPWTVPSHASMFTGKLPGDHLCTTLHPRLDAGLATFAGILRDDGYQTAAFYSNPWLADRTTGLLRGFSLRREAAIGGMFELRSRSGDQGGGETVRNIAGWLEERDGGKPFLLFANFMEPHLAYDPPRAYRTRALLDLPPTDAVSIMWAHQFNAGLHPPAGVDWNRVCRLYAGDVWSADRLMGEVLDRLAAHGLDDDTIVIVTSDHGENLGDHGLMDHQYSVHETLLAVPLVVYVPDAWRGRFDPGAAPGGERSDPVLLTDLYATVLDLAGMAPVAGSRFSRSWFAPPSASDRPLVSEYAGPSPGLLGMLAGLNPGADLSRLDRAQATVRVGDLRLTIDGRGVAALHDIPRDPAQTRDLSAARPGVVEALVAIIRASVVPAAADEAEPVEIDEATRRQLESLGYIH, encoded by the coding sequence ATGGCGGGGAGACGACGTTTCTGGTGCGGCAGCCTGCTGGCGTCGTCGTGTCTCCTGCTGGCGCTGTCGTGCGCCGGTTGTGCGCGCGAGGAGCGCCGCCCCAACATCGTCGTGCTGGTGCTGGACACGTTGCGGCGCGACGCGGCCGGCTCGCCCACCGACGCCACGCCCGCCCCCCTGCGGGTCGCGGATCTCACGCCGCGGCTGGCCGGTCTGTCGCGCGACGGTGTGACCTTCACGGGAGCCTATGCCGCCGCGCCGTGGACGGTGCCCTCGCACGCCTCGATGTTCACGGGCAAGCTGCCCGGCGATCACCTCTGCACCACCCTGCATCCGCGCCTGGACGCGGGCCTGGCCACCTTCGCCGGGATCCTCCGGGACGACGGCTACCAGACGGCGGCGTTCTACAGCAATCCCTGGCTCGCGGACAGGACGACCGGTCTGCTGCGCGGCTTCTCGCTGCGGCGGGAAGCCGCGATCGGCGGCATGTTCGAGCTGCGCAGCCGCAGCGGCGACCAGGGCGGCGGCGAGACCGTGCGGAACATCGCCGGCTGGCTGGAGGAGCGCGACGGCGGCAAGCCCTTCCTGCTCTTCGCCAACTTCATGGAGCCGCACCTGGCCTACGACCCGCCCCGGGCCTACCGTACGCGGGCGCTGCTGGACCTGCCCCCGACCGACGCCGTCTCGATCATGTGGGCCCACCAGTTCAACGCGGGTCTGCACCCACCCGCCGGCGTGGACTGGAACCGCGTCTGCCGGCTCTACGCCGGGGACGTCTGGTCGGCGGACAGGCTCATGGGAGAGGTCCTGGACCGGCTCGCGGCCCACGGCCTGGACGACGACACCATCGTCATCGTCACCTCGGATCACGGCGAGAATCTCGGCGATCACGGCCTGATGGACCACCAGTACTCGGTCCACGAGACCCTGCTTGCCGTCCCCCTCGTCGTGTACGTTCCCGACGCCTGGCGGGGGCGGTTCGATCCGGGCGCGGCGCCCGGGGGGGAGCGGTCCGATCCCGTCCTCTTGACCGACCTGTACGCCACGGTGCTCGATCTGGCCGGGATGGCGCCGGTGGCCGGCTCGCGCTTCAGCCGTTCCTGGTTCGCACCGCCGTCGGCGTCCGACAGGCCGCTGGTCTCGGAATACGCCGGACCGTCGCCCGGGCTGCTGGGCATGCTGGCGGGGCTCAATCCCGGGGCCGACCTCTCGCGCCTGGACCGCGCCCAGGCAACGGTCCGGGTGGGAGATCTGCGTCTGACCATCGACGGCCGCGGCGTCGCCGCGCTGCACGACATCCCGCGCGATCCCGCCCAGACGCGAGATCTGTCCGCGGCGCGCCCCGGTGTCGTGGAAGCCCTGGTCGCGATCATCCGCGCGTCCGTGGTGCCGGCCGCGGCGGACGAAGCCGAGCCGGTCGAGATCGACGAGGCGACCCGGCGCCAGCTCGAATCCCTGGGCTACATCCACTGA
- a CDS encoding ferredoxin, with translation MADSTDKVADNVDGPWFVDSNCIDCDLCRQTAPDNFERNEDDGYSYVYKQPENAEEEELCQEALEECPVEAIGDDG, from the coding sequence ATGGCCGATTCAACCGACAAGGTCGCGGATAACGTCGATGGCCCGTGGTTCGTCGATTCGAACTGCATAGACTGCGATCTCTGTCGCCAGACCGCACCCGACAACTTCGAGCGCAACGAGGACGACGGCTACAGCTACGTCTACAAGCAGCCCGAGAACGCCGAGGAAGAGGAGCTCTGCCAGGAAGCCCTGGAGGAGTGCCCGGTCGAGGCCATCGGCGACGACGGTTAG
- a CDS encoding STAS domain-containing protein, translating to MNKRHALSYERIEHDAPSVLVFRLSGYLHGSPLCFEFLEAVRDEVHAGHRNVVVDLSDLDKMNSTGVGVIAACYTSLHNAGGALALTGASDRIRMMLEVVCLWDLIGHYDSVDEAIAAFG from the coding sequence ATGAACAAGCGGCATGCACTGAGCTACGAACGTATCGAACACGACGCTCCCAGTGTGTTGGTGTTCCGCCTCTCCGGCTATCTCCACGGATCCCCGCTGTGCTTCGAATTTCTGGAAGCCGTCCGCGACGAGGTGCACGCCGGCCACCGCAACGTGGTGGTCGACCTGTCGGACCTCGACAAGATGAACAGCACCGGCGTCGGCGTGATCGCCGCCTGCTACACCTCGCTCCACAACGCCGGCGGCGCCCTCGCCCTGACCGGCGCGTCCGACCGGATCCGGATGATGCTGGAGGTCGTCTGCCTGTGGGACCTGATCGGACATTACGATTCGGTGGACGAGGCGATCGCGGCTTTCGGGTAG